One Brassica oleracea var. oleracea cultivar TO1000 chromosome C7, BOL, whole genome shotgun sequence genomic window carries:
- the LOC106303689 gene encoding uncharacterized protein LOC106303689 isoform X2, with protein MGCDSHGNLTDAEFSKPLPSIGIYVATASLICGAAMFADLLHAFRHRKYWFPCKYFSLNATTLTFISVCVKLSLDLNTPMPSRQDQLAKLSSSVFFCVVMANSMPSLGFMVTRDLLMNLVALGILVVTDVANICIQLGTGAIYVFTREHALVTVLMLLVFMILSFSAIAIPATKRYLELKYKKKYEFALKECPSYAERRKGVPKLREDLMKFWMMAHTSSPQFVMARSVTCTASGFLCFLSAAALAEAIVRSYFLQPRSVGFCNGESDYKWSTTLVLVSQGAAIAFGTIAPASRWFSAVNSRCPSKKSLRDELRVESYWFECLSEKRERPLSLWMLHGRRSRKLAHDVSRWMLDVCIATQRGLVLASKFLRFVTVYFVSRISLCCLLFTSKFESTVSNSESSSSLSTRRFVLHLEGEEELVDYMARSNREATEHLIQKGRKQQPVNLIELLEAAATTSISQGFEGIWDFDSDEVVSLASGEPPNSWALPLVTLTSIAVALPNVKPCSLKKLVKAVNEALVYVKKFEDVLDTEGELANSRKAAEVVWLGVDLYHKWLDVDLRKLSKQQKTTRQVLEEMVGLAKKEFTELWQKNLIFCMKHKPSHWPIKTLAANSMYRISQTLLNNGGSEGRVGERSCDASGENGEDT; from the exons ATGGGGTGCGACTCCCACGGGAATCTAACCGATGCAGAGTTCAGCAAACCTTTACCCTCCATAGGCATCTACGTAGCTACCGCTTCACTCATCTGCGGAGCCGCCATGTTCGCCGACCTTCTCCACGCCTTCCGCCACCGTAAATACTGGTTCCCCTGCAAGTACTTCTCACTCAACGCCACAACTCTCACTTTCATCTCCGTCTGCGTCAAACTCTCTTTAGATCTCAACACTCCCATGCCTAGTCGCCAAGACCAGCTCGCCAAGCTCAGCAGCAGCGTCTTCTTCTGCGTCGTGATGGCCAACTCCATGCCTTCTCTAGGCTTCATGGTCACTCGAGACCTCCTCATGAACCTCGTGGCTCTCGGGATTCTCGTCGTCACCGACGTCGCCAACATCTGTATCCAGCTGGGGACGGGCGCCATCTACGTTTTCACTCGAGAGCACGCTCTCGTCACCGTTCTAATGCTTCTCGTGTTTATGATCTTGAGCTTCTCCGCGATCGCGATTCCCGCCACGAAGCGTTACTTGGAGCTCAAGTATAAGAAGAAGTACGAGTTCGCTTTGAAGGAGTGTCCTTCGTACGCTGAGAGGAGAAAGGGAGTGCCTAAGCTGAGAGAAGATCTGATGAAGTTCTGGATGATGGCTCATACCTCTAGCCCTCAGTTCGTGATGGCTCGCTCCGTCACGTGCACCGCCTCTGGCTTCCTCTGTTTCTTGAGTGCGGCTGCTTTAGCTGAAGCTATTGTCAGGTCTTACTTCTTGCAGCCGCGGTCGGTTGGATTCTGTAACGGAGAGTCTGATTACAAATGGTCGACCACTCTGGTTCTAGTCTCTCAGGGGGCTGCAATAGCCTTTGGAACCATTGCTCCAGCGAGCAGGTGGTTCAGCGCGGTGAACTCGAGGTGTCCATCAAAGAAAAGTTTGAGAGATGAGCTGAGAGTAGAGAGCTATTGGTTCGAGTGTCTCTCCGAGAAGAGAGAACGTCCCTTGAGCCTTTGGATGCTCCACGGTCGCCGAAGCAGGAAGCTTGCGCACGACGTAAGCAGATGGATGCTTGACGTCTGCATCGCAACGCAGCGTGGGTTAGTCTTGGCTAGCAAGTTTCTCCGTTTCGTCACTGTTTACTTTGTTAGCAGAATCTCGTTGTGTTGTTTATTATTCACCTCCAAATTCGAGAGTACTGTCTCAAACTCCGAGTCTTCTTCCTCTTTATCGACGAGACGATTTGTTCTCCATCTTGAAGGAGAGGAGGAGCTGGTGGACTACATGGCGCGCAGCAACCGCGAGGCGACGGAGCATTTGATACAGAAGGGTCGGAAACAGCAGCCTGTGAACTTGATAGAGCTCTTGGAAGCAGCAGCAACAACTTCAATCTCGCAAGGGTTTGAAGGGATTTGGGATTTCGACAGCGATGAGGTTGTTTCGTTAGCCTCTGGAGAGCCACCTAATAGCTGGGCGCTTCCTTTAGTAACACTGACGAGTATAGCTGTTGCTCTTCCCAACGTAAAGCCTTGCTCTTTGAAGAAGTTAGTGAAGGCTGTGAACGAGGCGTTGGTCTATGTGAAGAAGTTTGAAGACGTTTTGGACACTGAAGGAGAGTTAGCTAACAGCAGGAAAGCTGCTGAAGTGGTTTGGTTAGGAGTTGATCTCTACCATAAGTGGCTCGACGTGGATCTTCGAAAACTATCTAAACAACAGAAAACAACAAGACAGGTTCTTGAAGAGATGGTGGGTTTAGCTAAGAAAGAGTTTACAGAGTTGTGGCAGAAGAATCTGATATTTTGCATGAAGCATAAGCCTTCTCACTGGCCCATCAAGACTCTGGCGGCTAACTCTATGTACCGAATCAGCCAAACGCTTTTGAACAA CGGTGGAAGTGAGGGAAGAGTCGGTGAGAGAAGCTGCGATGCATCTGGGGAGAACGGAGAAGATACTTGA
- the LOC106303689 gene encoding uncharacterized protein LOC106303689 isoform X1, protein MGCDSHGNLTDAEFSKPLPSIGIYVATASLICGAAMFADLLHAFRHRKYWFPCKYFSLNATTLTFISVCVKLSLDLNTPMPSRQDQLAKLSSSVFFCVVMANSMPSLGFMVTRDLLMNLVALGILVVTDVANICIQLGTGAIYVFTREHALVTVLMLLVFMILSFSAIAIPATKRYLELKYKKKYEFALKECPSYAERRKGVPKLREDLMKFWMMAHTSSPQFVMARSVTCTASGFLCFLSAAALAEAIVRSYFLQPRSVGFCNGESDYKWSTTLVLVSQGAAIAFGTIAPASRWFSAVNSRCPSKKSLRDELRVESYWFECLSEKRERPLSLWMLHGRRSRKLAHDVSRWMLDVCIATQRGLVLASKFLRFVTVYFVSRISLCCLLFTSKFESTVSNSESSSSLSTRRFVLHLEGEEELVDYMARSNREATEHLIQKGRKQQPVNLIELLEAAATTSISQGFEGIWDFDSDEVVSLASGEPPNSWALPLVTLTSIAVALPNVKPCSLKKLVKAVNEALVYVKKFEDVLDTEGELANSRKAAEVVWLGVDLYHKWLDVDLRKLSKQQKTTRQVLEEMVGLAKKEFTELWQKNLIFCMKHKPSHWPIKTLAANSMYRISQTLLNKYGSRDVGTEEEALLKDVERMVLDIVAGCFCNAAQVIGMKCLVTAVEVREESVREAAMHLGRTEKILEIVDRRCMPALSHHEVAKIDEWREFYRTNRCSISLTRPSSQCTTRDLILNLE, encoded by the coding sequence ATGGGGTGCGACTCCCACGGGAATCTAACCGATGCAGAGTTCAGCAAACCTTTACCCTCCATAGGCATCTACGTAGCTACCGCTTCACTCATCTGCGGAGCCGCCATGTTCGCCGACCTTCTCCACGCCTTCCGCCACCGTAAATACTGGTTCCCCTGCAAGTACTTCTCACTCAACGCCACAACTCTCACTTTCATCTCCGTCTGCGTCAAACTCTCTTTAGATCTCAACACTCCCATGCCTAGTCGCCAAGACCAGCTCGCCAAGCTCAGCAGCAGCGTCTTCTTCTGCGTCGTGATGGCCAACTCCATGCCTTCTCTAGGCTTCATGGTCACTCGAGACCTCCTCATGAACCTCGTGGCTCTCGGGATTCTCGTCGTCACCGACGTCGCCAACATCTGTATCCAGCTGGGGACGGGCGCCATCTACGTTTTCACTCGAGAGCACGCTCTCGTCACCGTTCTAATGCTTCTCGTGTTTATGATCTTGAGCTTCTCCGCGATCGCGATTCCCGCCACGAAGCGTTACTTGGAGCTCAAGTATAAGAAGAAGTACGAGTTCGCTTTGAAGGAGTGTCCTTCGTACGCTGAGAGGAGAAAGGGAGTGCCTAAGCTGAGAGAAGATCTGATGAAGTTCTGGATGATGGCTCATACCTCTAGCCCTCAGTTCGTGATGGCTCGCTCCGTCACGTGCACCGCCTCTGGCTTCCTCTGTTTCTTGAGTGCGGCTGCTTTAGCTGAAGCTATTGTCAGGTCTTACTTCTTGCAGCCGCGGTCGGTTGGATTCTGTAACGGAGAGTCTGATTACAAATGGTCGACCACTCTGGTTCTAGTCTCTCAGGGGGCTGCAATAGCCTTTGGAACCATTGCTCCAGCGAGCAGGTGGTTCAGCGCGGTGAACTCGAGGTGTCCATCAAAGAAAAGTTTGAGAGATGAGCTGAGAGTAGAGAGCTATTGGTTCGAGTGTCTCTCCGAGAAGAGAGAACGTCCCTTGAGCCTTTGGATGCTCCACGGTCGCCGAAGCAGGAAGCTTGCGCACGACGTAAGCAGATGGATGCTTGACGTCTGCATCGCAACGCAGCGTGGGTTAGTCTTGGCTAGCAAGTTTCTCCGTTTCGTCACTGTTTACTTTGTTAGCAGAATCTCGTTGTGTTGTTTATTATTCACCTCCAAATTCGAGAGTACTGTCTCAAACTCCGAGTCTTCTTCCTCTTTATCGACGAGACGATTTGTTCTCCATCTTGAAGGAGAGGAGGAGCTGGTGGACTACATGGCGCGCAGCAACCGCGAGGCGACGGAGCATTTGATACAGAAGGGTCGGAAACAGCAGCCTGTGAACTTGATAGAGCTCTTGGAAGCAGCAGCAACAACTTCAATCTCGCAAGGGTTTGAAGGGATTTGGGATTTCGACAGCGATGAGGTTGTTTCGTTAGCCTCTGGAGAGCCACCTAATAGCTGGGCGCTTCCTTTAGTAACACTGACGAGTATAGCTGTTGCTCTTCCCAACGTAAAGCCTTGCTCTTTGAAGAAGTTAGTGAAGGCTGTGAACGAGGCGTTGGTCTATGTGAAGAAGTTTGAAGACGTTTTGGACACTGAAGGAGAGTTAGCTAACAGCAGGAAAGCTGCTGAAGTGGTTTGGTTAGGAGTTGATCTCTACCATAAGTGGCTCGACGTGGATCTTCGAAAACTATCTAAACAACAGAAAACAACAAGACAGGTTCTTGAAGAGATGGTGGGTTTAGCTAAGAAAGAGTTTACAGAGTTGTGGCAGAAGAATCTGATATTTTGCATGAAGCATAAGCCTTCTCACTGGCCCATCAAGACTCTGGCGGCTAACTCTATGTACCGAATCAGCCAAACGCTTTTGAACAAGTACGGGTCGAGAGATGTTGGAACAGAGGAGGAGGCTCTGTTGAAAGATGTGGAGAGAATGGTGTTGGACATAGTGGCGGGATGCTTTTGCAACGCGGCGCAGGTGATCGGGATGAAGTGTTTGGTGACGGCGGTGGAAGTGAGGGAAGAGTCGGTGAGAGAAGCTGCGATGCATCTGGGGAGAACGGAGAAGATACTTGAGATTGTGGACAGGAGATGCATGCCTGCTTTGTCTCATCACGAAGTGGCGAAGATTGATGAGTGGAGAGAGTTTTATAGGACCAATAGATGCAGCATTTCTTTGACTCGTCCTTCCTCTCAGTGTACCACACGTGACCTCATTCTCAACCTTGAGTAG
- the LOC106303690 gene encoding L-lactate dehydrogenase B-like, which yields MANNGSGSSLGPGGLDLTNTFFKPILNSDPPIPSNRCTKVSVIGVGNVGMAIAQTILTQDIADEIALVDSKPEKLRGEMLDLQHAAAFLPRTRITASVDYAVTAGSDLCIVTAGARQNPGESRLNLLQRNVALFRHIIPPLAKSSPDAILLIVSNPVDVLTYVAWKLSGFPVNRVLGSGTNLDSSRFRFLIADHIDVNAQDVQAFIVGEHGDSSVALWSSISVGGIPVLSFLEKQQIAYEKQTLEDIHQTVVGSAYEVISLKGYTSWAIGYSVANLAYTILRDQRKIHPVTVLARGFYGIEGGDVFLSLPALLGRNGVVAVTNVHMTDEESEKLQKSAKTILEMQSQLGL from the exons ATGGCGAACAACGGATCCGGTTCATCCTTAGGCCCGGGCGGGCTAGATCTAACCAATACCTTTTTCAAACCGATCCTTAACTCCGACCCTCCTATCCCCTCCAACCGCTGTACCAAGGTCTCCGTCATCGGCGTCGGGAACGTCGGCATGGCCATCGCTCAGACCATCCTCACTCAAGACATCGCCGACGAGATCGCCCTCGTTGACTCCAAGCCCGAAAAGCTCCGAGGCGAGATGCTCGATCTCCAGCACGCCGCCGCTTTCCTCCCCCGCACCAGAATCACCGCCTCCGTTGACTACGCTGTCACCGCCGGATCCGATCTCTGCATCGTCACCGCCGGCGCTAGGCAGAACCCGGGAGAGTCTAGGCTCAATCTGCTCCAGAGGAACGTCGCTCTCTTCCGCCACATCATCCCTCCGCTCGCTAAGTCGTCTCCCGATGCGATCTTGCTCATCGTCTCTAACCCTGTCGATGTCTTGACCTACGTCGCTTGGAAGCTCTCTGGTTTTCCGGTGAATCGGGTTCTTGGATCGGGTACTAATCTCGACTCGTCTCGGTTCCGGTTCTTGATCGCAGATCATATCGACGTCAATGCTCAGGATGTGCAG GCATTCATCGTGGGAGAGCATGGAGACAGCTCGGTGGCGTTATGGTCGAGCATAAGCGTGGGAGGCATCCCTGTCTTAAGCTTCCTGGAGAAGCAACAGATCGCGTACGAGAAACAAACCCTTGAGGACATTCACCAGACTGTCGTTGGAAGTGCCTATGAAGTCATTAGTCTCAAGGGTTATACTTCTTGGGCCATTGGCTACTCTGTTGCCAACCTGGCTTACACCATCCTCCGTGACCAGCGTAAGATCCACCCGGTCACGGTTCTTGCTCGTGGCTTCTATGGTATTGAAGGTGGTGATGTGTTTCTCAGTCTACCGGCTCTGCTTGGACGTAACGGTGTGGTGGCTGTGACTAATGTGCATATGACTGATGAGGAGTCCGAGAAGCTGCAGAAATCTGCCAAGACTATATTGGAGATGCAGAGCCAGTTAGGACTTTGA
- the LOC106303691 gene encoding putative MO25-like protein At4g17270 yields MKGLFKSKPRTPPDIVRQTNDLLAYADRSVSIPDLRESKRQEKLSELSKNLRELKLILYGNSDAEPVAEACAQLTQEFFKGDTLRRLIISLQYLNLEARKDATQVVANLQRQQVNSRLIASDYLESNIDLMDFLVDGFENTDMALHYGTMFRECIRHQIVAKYVLDSQHVKKFFYYIQLPNFDIAADAAATFKELLTRHKSTVAEFLTKNEDWFFADYNSKLLESSNYITRRQAIKLLGDILLDRSNSVVMTKYVSSMDHLRILMNLLRESSKTIQIDAFHVFKLFVANQRKPSDIINILVANKNKLLRLLADVKPDKEDESFEADKAQVVREIVSLKP; encoded by the exons ATGAAAGGTCTTTTCAAATCGAAGCCGCGTACTCCCCCTGACATCGTTCGTCAGACTAACGATCTCCTCGCCTACGCCGATCGATCCGTCTCCATCCCCGACCTTCGCGAGTCCAAACGCCAAGAAAAG CTGTCGGAACTAAGCAAGAACTTACGAGAGCTGAAGTTGATTCTCTATGGAAACAGCGACGCTGAGCCTGTTGCTGAAGCTTGTGCCCAGCTGACTCAAGAGTTCTTTAAGGGCGATACTCTCCGCCGCTTGATCATTTCGCTTCAGTATCTGAACTTGGAG GCAAGGAAAGATGCTACACAAGTGGTTGCAAATCTTCAGAGGCAACAAGTCAATTCACGCCTTATTGCCTCTGATTATCTCGAATCCAACATTGACCTTATGGATTTCCTTGTGGACGG CTTTGAAAACACAGATATGGCGTTACACTATGGTACTATGTTTAGAGAGTGCATCCGCCATCAGATTGTTGCAAA ATATGTTTTGGACTCACAGCATGTGAAGAAGTTCTTTTACTATATACAGCTTCCCAATTTCGACATTGCTGCTGATGCTGCTGCCACTTTTAAG GAACTTCTGACAAGGCACAAGTCTACAGTTGCTGAGTTCCTCACTAAGAACGAAGACTGG TTTTTTGCAGATTACAATTCAAAGCTTCTTGAATCAAGCAATTATATAACCAGACGGCAGGCTATCAAG TTACTGGGCGATATATTACTGGATCGATCAAACTCAGTTGTGATGACGAAATATGTGAGCTCAATGGATCACTTGAGAATCCTCATGAATCTTCTCAGA GAATCAAGCAAGACTATTCAGATAGATGCTTTCCATGTTTTCAAG CTGTTTGTAGCAAACCAAAGAAAGCCTTCAGATATCATCAACATTCTGGTGGCAAACAAAAACAAGCTTCTAAGATTGTTGGCTGATGTCAAACCAGACAAAG AGGACGAGAGCTTTGAAGCAGATAAAGCTCAGGTGGTGCGAGAGATCGTAAGTCTTAAGCCTTGA
- the LOC106304093 gene encoding VAN3-binding protein-like, which translates to MESGGFYSDWKDTSSSLFGSENMDEDRVLRAEELFSSIPQPQTPKEPMEFLSRSWSLSTSEIAKALALKHRQQQEQDQQFCVAQNTPPVLFPDAAADPLVAGKIMNSFGTRKGGTLSKWFHHHKEHSSSSCSSNTINYLKKKDKARVENAHVHSAVSIAALAAGVASVTSASNSKGSSSKMALALASATELLASHCVEMAERAGADRARVASTVRSSVDIHSPGDLMTLTAAAATALRGEAALKARQPKEARKNASIAPFERSFSDSHWPSNIQFRLEEPNLPLEGELMQCSRHGVQRSKRVCVYVNKKSQVMIKLKSKHVGGAFSKKIKSVVYGVCDEKSAWPYRKERENNSEEVYFGLKTGQGLLEFKCKNKIHKQRWVDGVQCLLRQVNCFEAAKCSLGSLSLTSKT; encoded by the exons ATGGAGAGTGGTGGGTTTTATTCAGATTGGAAGGATACTTCATCTTCCTTGTTTGGATCAGAGAACATGGATGAAGACAGAGTTCTCAGAGCTGAAGAGCTGTTCTCATCTATCCCTCAGCCTCAGACACCAAAAGAGCCAATGGAGTTTCTGTCTAGATCCTGGAGTCTCTCTACTTCTGAAATAGCCAAAGCACTTGCACTCAAACATAGACAACAACAAGAGCAAGACCAACAGTTCTGTGTTGCTCAAAACACTCCTCCTGTCTTGTTCCCTGATGCTGCTGCAGATCCACTCGTG GCTGGGAAGATCATGAACTCGTTTGGCACACGCAAGGGAGGGACATTGTCAAAATGGTTTCACCACCATAAGGAACATAGCAGCAGTAGCTGTAGCAGCAACACCATCAACTATCTCAAGAAGAAAGACAAGGCGCGCGTTGAGAATGCACACGTGCATTCCGCTGTCTCTATAGCTGCTCTGGCTGCAGGTGTAGCCTCTGTGACATCTGCAAGCAACAGCAAAGGCTCAAGCTCCAAGATGGCTCTGGCTTTGGCCTCAGCCACCGAGCTTTTAGCCTCACACTGCGTTGAGATGGCTGAGCGAGCAGGTGCTGACCGCGCGCGTGTTGCTTCCACGGTTAGGTCATCTGTGGATATCCACAGTCCTGGTGATCTCATGACTCTTACAGCCGCTGCTGCAACAG CTTTGAGAGGAGAAGCGGCGCTGAAGGCGAGACAGCCAAAGGAAGCAAGGAAAAATGCATCTATTGCACCTTTCGAGAGAAGCTTCTCTGACTCTCATTGGCCTTCAAATATTCAGTTTAGATTGGAAGAACCAAATCTTCCATTAGAAGGCGAACTGATGCAATGCTCGCGACATG GAGTGCAACGAAGTAAGCGTGTCTGTGTCTATGTCAACAAGAAGTCTCAG GTAATGATCAAACTTAAAAGCAAACATGTAGGAGGAGCATTCTCAAAGAAGATCAAAA GCGTTGTATATGGAGTCTGCGATGAGAAATCAGCTTGGCCATACAGGAAAGAGAGGGAAAACAACTCAGAAGAGGTTTACTTTGGTCTGAAAACAGGACAAGGGCTTTTGGAGTTCAAGTGCAAGAACAAGATTCACAAGCAGAGATGGGTTGATGGGGTACAGTGTCTTCTACGCCAAGTAAACTGCTTTGAGGCTGCCAAGTGCTCGCTGGGATCTCTGAGTCTCACTAGTAAAACGTGA
- the LOC106301876 gene encoding uncharacterized protein LOC106301876: MAANSAITKYGIVGIGMMGREHLINLHHLRHQNLAVVSIADPHPPSQLLAIELARSLNWDLKVFSGHEELLESETCDVIVVSSPNMTHHRILMDIIAYPKPHHILVEKPLCTTVADCKEVLEAAKKRSDMVVQVGLEYRYMPPVAKLIEKVKGGEFGDVKMVAIREHRFPFLVKVNNWNRFNMNTGGTLVEKCCHFFDLMRLFASANPVCVMASGGMDVNHKDEVYDGKVPDIIDNAYVIIEFDNGCRGMLDLCMFAEGSKNEQEISVTGDIGKGEALVPEGIVRFGTREGGREHVQTIKAEDERIKYEGLHHGSSYLEHLIFLSAIRGEGRAAVDLEDGLMAVAMGVAAQLSIQERRYVSMDEVL, encoded by the exons ATGGCGGCGAACTCAGCGATCACCAAGTACGGAATCGTAGGGATCGGCATGATGGGAAGAGAACACCTCATCAACCTCCACCATCTCCGCCACCAAAACCTCGCCGTCGTCTCCATCGCTGATCCCCACCCTCCCTCGCAGCTCCTCGCCATCGAACTCGCTCGATCTCTCAATTGGGACCTCAAGGTCTTCTCAGGACACGAGGAGCTCCTCGAGAGCGAGACGTGCGACGTGATCGTCGTCTCTTCACCCAACATGACTCACCACCGGATCCTCATGGACATCATCGCTTACCCTAAACCGCATCATATACTCGTCGAGAAGCCTCTGTGCACCACCGTTGCGGACTGCAAAGAGGTTCTTGAGGCTGCGAAGAAACGGTCGGATATGGTGGTGCAAGTTGGGTTGGAGTACAGGTACATGCCACCTGTCGCTAAGCTTATAGAGAAAGTGAAAGGCGGAGAGTTTGGTGACGTCAAGATGGTAGCTATACGAGAGCATAGGTTCCCTTTCTTGGTTAAG GTGAACAACTGGAATAGATTCAATATGAACACTGGAGGGACTTTGGTGGAGAAGTGCTGCCATTTCTTTGATCTGATGAGGCTCTTTGCTTCTGCGAATCCTGTTTGTGTGATGGCTTCTGGTGGCATGGATGTGAACCACAAGGATGAAGTTTATGATGGGAAG GTGCCTGATATTATTGATAACGCTTATGTTATAATTGAGTTTGACAATGGATGTCGTGGGATGCTTGATCTTTGCATGTTTGCTGAAGGAAGCAAAAACGAGCAAGAAATCTCTGTTACTGGTGACATTGGCAAG GGGGAGGCACTTGTTCCAGAGGGTATAGTTCGGTTTGGGACTCGTGAAGGAGGAAGAGAACACGTTCAGACTATAAAAGCTGAGGATGAAAGAATAAA GTATGAAGGGTTGCATCATGGGTCAAGTTACTTGGAACACCTCATATTTTTGTCGGCAATCAGAGGTGAAGGACGAGCAGCTGTGGATTTGGAAGACGGATTGATGGCTGTTGCCATGGGAGTTGCTGCACAGCTCTCCATTCAGGAGCGCCGATATGTATCCATGGACGAGGTCTTGTGA
- the LOC106301771 gene encoding 60S ribosomal protein L15-1-like, translating to MGAYKYVSELWRKKQSDVMRFVQRVRCWEYRQQPSIVRLVRPTRPDKARRLGYKAKQGFVVYRVRVRRGGRKRPVPKGIVYGKPTNQGVTQLKFQRSKRSVAEERAGRKLGGLRVVNSYWLNEDSTYKYYEIILVDPAHNAVRNDPRINWICNPVHKHRELRGLTSEGKKNRGLRGKGHRNHKNRPSRRATWKKNNSLSLRRYR from the exons ATGG GAGCGTACAAGTATGTGTCGGAGCTATGGAGGAAGAAGCAGTCGGATGTGATGAGGTTTGTGCAGAGGGTTAGGTGCTGGGAGTATCGCCAGCAGCCTTCCATTGTCCGTCTCGTCAGGCCTACTCGTCCCGACAAGGCCCGTCGTCTCGGCTACAAGGCCAAGCAG GGGTTTGTTGTTTACCGTGTTCGTGTGAGGCGTGGAGGTCGCAAGAGGCCTGTTCCCAAGGGTATCGTGTATGGTAAACCCACTAACCAGGGAGTGACGCAGCTCAAATTCCAGCGCAGTAAGAGGTCTGTTGCTGAGGAACGTGCTGGTCGCAAACTTGGTGGCCTCAGGGTCGTTAACTCCTACTGGCTCAATGAG GACTCTACCTACAAGTACTACGAGATTATCCTTGTGGACCCTGCACACAATGCCGTCCGAAATGATCCGAGGATCAACTGGATCTGCAACCCAGTGCACAAGCACAGAGAACTGAGAGGGCTCACCTCGGAGGGAAAGAAGAATCGTGGTCTTCGTGGAAAGGGTCACAGAAACCACAAGAACAGACCTTCCCGCAGGGCTACCTGGAAGAAGAACAACTCCCTCTCTCTCCGTCGTTACCGGTGA